In Lathamus discolor isolate bLatDis1 chromosome 1, bLatDis1.hap1, whole genome shotgun sequence, the following are encoded in one genomic region:
- the AASS gene encoding alpha-aminoadipic semialdehyde synthase, mitochondrial isoform X2, whose protein sequence is MLRAFSHTNGRCAFYNAKCWHRHKSVLAIRREDVNAWERRAPLAPKHVKELTQMGYKVLVQPSNRRAIHEKDYIKAGGIIQEDISEASLIVGVKRPPEDKLIPKKNYAFFSHTIKAQEANMPLLDEILRQEIRLFDYEKMVDRKGMRIVAFGKWAGVAGMINILHGLGLRFLALGHHTPFMHIGMAHNYRNSSQAVQAVRDAGYEISLGLMPKSVGPLTFVFTGTGNVSKGAQEMFSALPCEFVEPHELKEVSRSGDLRKVYGTVLSRHHHLVRKQDGLYDPVDYEKHPELYTSRFNSDIAPYTTCLINGIYWEQHTPRLLSRQDAQKLLVPVKSTSATIEGCPELPHKLLAICDISADTGGSIEFMTECTTIDSPFCMYDADQHIIHDSVEGSGILMCSIDNLPAQLPVEATEYFGDMLFPYIEEMLLSEGSEPLEKQNYSTVVRDAVIASNGSLTAKYEYIQKLRESREYTQMLKMDNKKRVLLLGSGYVSGPVIEYLSRDSNVDITVASVTKEQLEQLTEKYDNITSVHVDIIKHEEKLTSLVKKHNLVISLLPYSAHPLVAKKCIDNKVNLVTASYLTPAMKELRESVEAAGITVISEMGLDPGLDHMLAMECIDKAKEVGATVVSYTSFCGGLPAPEYSDNPLRYKFSWSPQGVLLNTVQSATYLKNGEVVNIPAGGAVLDSVTPMDFFPGLNLEGFPNRDSTKYAEPYGIQTAHTLLRGTLRYKKELMCKLVGIKQPVEYDVLKEAVFTKLEKDQSQLEAVEWLGLLGDEPVPAADSIVGALAKHMEIKLPFGTGERDMIVMRNEIGLKHPSGHLEKKFIDLVVYGDSKGYSAMAKSVGYPTAIAAKMVLDGEIDAKGMVIPLTKNVYGPILERVQAEGIVYSTHSIVRH, encoded by the exons ATGCTGCGAGCCTTTAGTCACACAAATGGTAGGTGTGCGTTCTATAATGCTAAGTGTTGGCATCGTCATAAGTCTGTGCTGGCAATCAGAAGGGAAGATGTTAATGCCTGGGAAAGAAGAGCACCTCTAGCACCAAAGCATGTTAAGGAATTGACACAGATGGGTTACAAGGTCTTAGTGCAGCCGTCAAACCGGAGAGCTATCCATGAAAAG GATTACATCAAAGCAGGTGGCATTATTCAAGAAGATATTTCCGAGGCTTCTCTGATAGTAGGTGTGAAAAGACCTCCAGAGGACAAATTAATCCCTAAAAAGAACTATGCCTTCTTCTCTCACACTATTAAAGCCCAAGAGGCAAACATGCCCCTTTTGGATGAGATTCTAAGACAG GAAATTCGACTGTTTGACTATGAAAAAATGGTTGATCGTAAAGGAATGCGAATTGTGGCCTTTGGAAAGTGGGCTGGTGTAGCAG gAATGATCAACATTCTACATGGATTGGGATTACGATTTTTAGCCTTGGGACATCACACTCCCTTCATG CACATTGGGATGGCACATAACTACAGGAATAGCAGTCAGGCTGTGCAGGCAGTACGGGATGCCGGGTATGAAATTTCACTCGGGTTGATGCCAAAGTCAGTTGGACCCTTAACATTTGTGTTTACAGGCACTGGTAATGTTTCTAAG GGTGCTCAGGAAATGTTCAGTGCGCTCCCATGTGAGTTTGTGGAACCACATGAGTTAAAGGAAGTTTCCAGATCTGGAG aCCTCAGAAAAGTCTATGGGACAGTGTTAAGTCGTCACCATCATCTTGTGAGGAAACAGGATGGACTATATGATCCTGTAGACTATGAAAAACATCCAGAACTTTACACTTCTCGCTTTAACAGTGAT ATTGCACCCTACACAACTTGTTTAATTAATGGCATATACTGGGAGCAACATACTCCTCGCTTGTTAAGTCGACAGGATGCTCAGAAGCTGCTGGTGCCAGTTAAATCTACTTCTGCTACTATAGAGGGCTGTCCTGAGTTACCACACAA GCTTCTGGCAATATGTGACATTTCAGCAGACACTGGAGGATCTATAGAATTTATGACTGAATGTACAACAATTGACAGTCCATTTTGTATGTATGATGCTGACCAGCATATTATTCATGACAG CGTCGAAGGCTCTGGGATTCTGATGTGTTCCATTGACAATCTGCCAGCTCAGCTTCCTGTAGAAGCAACAGAGTACTTTGGCGATATGCTTTTCCCATATATTGAAGAGATG CTATTATCGGAAGGCTCAGAACCTCTTGAGAAACAGAATTACTCAACTGTTGTTCGAGAT GCAGTGATTGCATCCAATGGCTCACTGACAGCTAAATATGAATATATCCAGAAATTGAGAGAGAGCAG AGAATACACTCAGATGCTGAAGATGGATAATAAGAAGAGGGTTTTATTGCTTGGATCTGGCTATGTTTCTGGCCCTGTAATTGAATATCTTAGTCGAGATTCCAATGTTGACATCACAGTTG catCTGTCACGAAGGAACAACTTGAACAACTGACAGAAAAATACGACAATATTACTTCAGTTCATGTGGATATCATTAAGCACGAGGAGAAGCTGACCTCTTTGGTGAAGAAACACAACCTTGTGATCAG TTTGCTGCCTTATTCAGCACATCCTTTGGTTGCTAAGAAATGTATTGACAACAAAGTGAACTTGGTAACAGCCAGCTACTTAACACCAGCTATGAAAGAGCTCCGGGAGAG tgTAGAAGCTGCTGGTATTACAGTTATCAGTGAAATGGGTTTGGATCCTGGTCTTGACCATATGTTGGCAATGGAATGTATTGACAAGGCAAAAGAAGTCGGTGCCACG GTTGTGTCCTACACTTCTTTCTGCGGCGGCCTACCAGCTCCAGAGTACTCTGACAATCCTCTGAGATACAAGTTCAGCTGGAGCCCACAAGGAGTTTTGCTGAATACAGTTCAGTCTGCTACGTACTTAAAAAATGGAGAG GTTGTAAATATTCCAGCTGGAGGAGCAGTACTTGATTCTGTTACTCCGATGGATTTCTTCCCAGGATTAAATCTGGAAGGTTTTCCTAACAGAGACAGCACAAAATATGCTGAGCCGTATGGTATTCAGACAGCTCACACTTTGTTGAGAGGCACCTTAAGATACAAA aaagaaCTCATGTGTAAACTGGTTGGAATTAAGCAGCCTGTTGAGTACGATGTTCTTAAAGAAGCTGTATTTACCAAACTGGAAAAGGATCAAAGTCAGCTGGAGGCAGTGGAATG GCTAGGTTTACTGGGAGATGAACCCGTTCCGGCAGCAGATTCCATTGTGGGGGCTCTTGCAAAGCACATGGAGATAAAGCTGCCCTTTG gcactggagagAGAGATATGATTGTTATGAGAAATGAAATAGGTCTCAAGCATCCTTCTGGTCATCTGGAGAAAAAGTTTATTGATCTGGTTGTCTATGGTGACAGCAAGGGGTATTCTGCGATGGCTAAATCAGTAGGATACCCCACAGCTATTGCTGCTAAAATGGTTCTAGATG GTGAAATAGATGCCAAAGGTATGGTTATACCATTGACGAAGAATGTCTATGGACCGATACTTGAACGTGTTCAAGCAGAAGGCATTGTGTACAGTACTCACAGCATTGTCAGACATTAA
- the AASS gene encoding alpha-aminoadipic semialdehyde synthase, mitochondrial isoform X1, whose amino-acid sequence MLRAFSHTNGRCAFYNAKCWHRHKSVLAIRREDVNAWERRAPLAPKHVKELTQMGYKVLVQPSNRRAIHEKDYIKAGGIIQEDISEASLIVGVKRPPEDKLIPKKNYAFFSHTIKAQEANMPLLDEILRQEIRLFDYEKMVDRKGMRIVAFGKWAGVAGMINILHGLGLRFLALGHHTPFMHIGMAHNYRNSSQAVQAVRDAGYEISLGLMPKSVGPLTFVFTGTGNVSKGAQEMFSALPCEFVEPHELKEVSRSGDLRKVYGTVLSRHHHLVRKQDGLYDPVDYEKHPELYTSRFNSDIAPYTTCLINGIYWEQHTPRLLSRQDAQKLLVPVKSTSATIEGCPELPHKLLAICDISADTGGSIEFMTECTTIDSPFCMYDADQHIIHDSVEGSGILMCSIDNLPAQLPVEATEYFGDMLFPYIEEMLLSEGSEPLEKQNYSTVVRDAVIASNGSLTAKYEYIQKLRESREYTQMLKMDNKKRVLLLGSGYVSGPVIEYLSRDSNVDITVASVTKEQLEQLTEKYDNITSVHVDIIKHEEKLTSLVKKHNLVISLLPYSAHPLVAKKCIDNKVNLVTASYLTPAMKELRESVEAAGITVISEMGLDPGLDHMLAMECIDKAKEVGATVVSYTSFCGGLPAPEYSDNPLRYKFSWSPQGVLLNTVQSATYLKNGEVVNIPAGGAVLDSVTPMDFFPGLNLEGFPNRDSTKYAEPYGIQTAHTLLRGTLRYKGYSKTMGGFVKLGLISPDPYPLLSSTTPPLTWKELMCKLVGIKQPVEYDVLKEAVFTKLEKDQSQLEAVEWLGLLGDEPVPAADSIVGALAKHMEIKLPFGTGERDMIVMRNEIGLKHPSGHLEKKFIDLVVYGDSKGYSAMAKSVGYPTAIAAKMVLDGEIDAKGMVIPLTKNVYGPILERVQAEGIVYSTHSIVRH is encoded by the exons ATGCTGCGAGCCTTTAGTCACACAAATGGTAGGTGTGCGTTCTATAATGCTAAGTGTTGGCATCGTCATAAGTCTGTGCTGGCAATCAGAAGGGAAGATGTTAATGCCTGGGAAAGAAGAGCACCTCTAGCACCAAAGCATGTTAAGGAATTGACACAGATGGGTTACAAGGTCTTAGTGCAGCCGTCAAACCGGAGAGCTATCCATGAAAAG GATTACATCAAAGCAGGTGGCATTATTCAAGAAGATATTTCCGAGGCTTCTCTGATAGTAGGTGTGAAAAGACCTCCAGAGGACAAATTAATCCCTAAAAAGAACTATGCCTTCTTCTCTCACACTATTAAAGCCCAAGAGGCAAACATGCCCCTTTTGGATGAGATTCTAAGACAG GAAATTCGACTGTTTGACTATGAAAAAATGGTTGATCGTAAAGGAATGCGAATTGTGGCCTTTGGAAAGTGGGCTGGTGTAGCAG gAATGATCAACATTCTACATGGATTGGGATTACGATTTTTAGCCTTGGGACATCACACTCCCTTCATG CACATTGGGATGGCACATAACTACAGGAATAGCAGTCAGGCTGTGCAGGCAGTACGGGATGCCGGGTATGAAATTTCACTCGGGTTGATGCCAAAGTCAGTTGGACCCTTAACATTTGTGTTTACAGGCACTGGTAATGTTTCTAAG GGTGCTCAGGAAATGTTCAGTGCGCTCCCATGTGAGTTTGTGGAACCACATGAGTTAAAGGAAGTTTCCAGATCTGGAG aCCTCAGAAAAGTCTATGGGACAGTGTTAAGTCGTCACCATCATCTTGTGAGGAAACAGGATGGACTATATGATCCTGTAGACTATGAAAAACATCCAGAACTTTACACTTCTCGCTTTAACAGTGAT ATTGCACCCTACACAACTTGTTTAATTAATGGCATATACTGGGAGCAACATACTCCTCGCTTGTTAAGTCGACAGGATGCTCAGAAGCTGCTGGTGCCAGTTAAATCTACTTCTGCTACTATAGAGGGCTGTCCTGAGTTACCACACAA GCTTCTGGCAATATGTGACATTTCAGCAGACACTGGAGGATCTATAGAATTTATGACTGAATGTACAACAATTGACAGTCCATTTTGTATGTATGATGCTGACCAGCATATTATTCATGACAG CGTCGAAGGCTCTGGGATTCTGATGTGTTCCATTGACAATCTGCCAGCTCAGCTTCCTGTAGAAGCAACAGAGTACTTTGGCGATATGCTTTTCCCATATATTGAAGAGATG CTATTATCGGAAGGCTCAGAACCTCTTGAGAAACAGAATTACTCAACTGTTGTTCGAGAT GCAGTGATTGCATCCAATGGCTCACTGACAGCTAAATATGAATATATCCAGAAATTGAGAGAGAGCAG AGAATACACTCAGATGCTGAAGATGGATAATAAGAAGAGGGTTTTATTGCTTGGATCTGGCTATGTTTCTGGCCCTGTAATTGAATATCTTAGTCGAGATTCCAATGTTGACATCACAGTTG catCTGTCACGAAGGAACAACTTGAACAACTGACAGAAAAATACGACAATATTACTTCAGTTCATGTGGATATCATTAAGCACGAGGAGAAGCTGACCTCTTTGGTGAAGAAACACAACCTTGTGATCAG TTTGCTGCCTTATTCAGCACATCCTTTGGTTGCTAAGAAATGTATTGACAACAAAGTGAACTTGGTAACAGCCAGCTACTTAACACCAGCTATGAAAGAGCTCCGGGAGAG tgTAGAAGCTGCTGGTATTACAGTTATCAGTGAAATGGGTTTGGATCCTGGTCTTGACCATATGTTGGCAATGGAATGTATTGACAAGGCAAAAGAAGTCGGTGCCACG GTTGTGTCCTACACTTCTTTCTGCGGCGGCCTACCAGCTCCAGAGTACTCTGACAATCCTCTGAGATACAAGTTCAGCTGGAGCCCACAAGGAGTTTTGCTGAATACAGTTCAGTCTGCTACGTACTTAAAAAATGGAGAG GTTGTAAATATTCCAGCTGGAGGAGCAGTACTTGATTCTGTTACTCCGATGGATTTCTTCCCAGGATTAAATCTGGAAGGTTTTCCTAACAGAGACAGCACAAAATATGCTGAGCCGTATGGTATTCAGACAGCTCACACTTTGTTGAGAGGCACCTTAAGATACAAA ggCTACTCCAAAACTATGGGAGGCTTTGTAAAACTAGGATTAATTAGCCCAGATCCATATCCTTTGCTAAGCTCAACCACTCCACCTCTAACCTGG aaagaaCTCATGTGTAAACTGGTTGGAATTAAGCAGCCTGTTGAGTACGATGTTCTTAAAGAAGCTGTATTTACCAAACTGGAAAAGGATCAAAGTCAGCTGGAGGCAGTGGAATG GCTAGGTTTACTGGGAGATGAACCCGTTCCGGCAGCAGATTCCATTGTGGGGGCTCTTGCAAAGCACATGGAGATAAAGCTGCCCTTTG gcactggagagAGAGATATGATTGTTATGAGAAATGAAATAGGTCTCAAGCATCCTTCTGGTCATCTGGAGAAAAAGTTTATTGATCTGGTTGTCTATGGTGACAGCAAGGGGTATTCTGCGATGGCTAAATCAGTAGGATACCCCACAGCTATTGCTGCTAAAATGGTTCTAGATG GTGAAATAGATGCCAAAGGTATGGTTATACCATTGACGAAGAATGTCTATGGACCGATACTTGAACGTGTTCAAGCAGAAGGCATTGTGTACAGTACTCACAGCATTGTCAGACATTAA